In the Deinococcus roseus genome, one interval contains:
- a CDS encoding glycogen synthase has translation MMPHSKLHVLHVSTEVFPFSRTGGLADVAGALPYALQKHGHTSSTLSPWYETLQTPHPPEVIKTFHVHGIGNVNLGQVVLDGVSHYFLNFPLVHTPKLYGYENDPERFARFCLASMHALLHLPHVDVLHAHDWGVGLLPAMIQYAAPHPRLHGISTAFTIHNLQHQGRWNPQDVLSWTHLPSYLVHPDGVEFFGDVNYIKSGIRYADVVTTVSPTYAQEVTTPTYGEGLDGILRQSQYQGKLRGILNGLDTDRWDPRTDPDIVQFSDYAGKQAARDALRQEFGFDDKPILAAVTRLATQKGLDLILPFLQELLQDWNLLILGGGDANLEGIFTVLDEHVPSFKFRSGMQEALSHRIYAGADAFLMPSRFEPCGLSQMISMRYGTVPIVRDTGGLHDTVPPHLGFRFRDATPQALRNVLKEARGVYEDRGAWEYRAQEGMKQDFSWEKAAAEYIALYRTLLED, from the coding sequence ATGATGCCGCATTCTAAATTGCACGTCCTGCACGTATCCACTGAAGTGTTTCCCTTTTCCAGGACTGGAGGCCTCGCTGATGTTGCCGGAGCACTCCCCTACGCCCTGCAAAAACACGGGCACACGTCCAGCACCCTGAGCCCCTGGTACGAAACCCTGCAGACCCCCCACCCACCTGAAGTGATCAAGACCTTTCATGTGCATGGAATTGGCAATGTCAACCTGGGTCAGGTGGTGCTGGATGGGGTCAGCCACTACTTCCTGAACTTTCCGCTGGTGCACACCCCCAAACTGTACGGCTATGAGAACGACCCGGAGCGTTTTGCCCGTTTCTGTCTGGCCTCCATGCACGCCCTCTTGCATCTGCCGCATGTGGATGTGCTGCACGCCCACGACTGGGGGGTGGGTCTGCTGCCCGCCATGATCCAGTACGCTGCGCCCCATCCCAGGCTGCACGGCATCAGCACGGCTTTCACCATCCACAACCTGCAACACCAGGGCCGCTGGAACCCACAGGATGTGCTGTCCTGGACGCACCTTCCTTCTTATCTGGTGCATCCAGATGGGGTGGAGTTCTTTGGGGATGTCAATTACATCAAGTCAGGCATCCGTTACGCCGATGTGGTCACCACCGTTTCTCCCACCTATGCCCAGGAAGTCACCACCCCCACTTACGGCGAGGGACTGGACGGCATCCTCCGGCAGAGCCAGTATCAGGGCAAACTGCGCGGCATCCTGAACGGCCTGGACACCGACCGCTGGGACCCCCGAACAGACCCGGACATCGTGCAATTCAGCGATTATGCAGGCAAACAGGCTGCACGTGATGCACTGCGTCAGGAATTCGGCTTTGATGACAAACCCATCCTGGCTGCCGTGACCCGTCTGGCCACCCAGAAGGGCCTGGATCTGATCCTGCCTTTCCTGCAGGAACTGCTGCAGGACTGGAACCTGCTGATTCTGGGGGGCGGAGATGCCAACCTGGAAGGGATTTTCACGGTGCTGGATGAGCACGTGCCTTCGTTCAAGTTCAGGTCTGGCATGCAAGAAGCCCTGTCCCACCGCATTTACGCGGGTGCGGATGCTTTCCTGATGCCCAGCCGTTTTGAACCCTGCGGCCTGAGCCAGATGATCAGCATGCGTTACGGAACCGTTCCCATTGTGAGGGACACCGGAGGGCTGCATGACACCGTTCCTCCCCATCTGGGTTTCCGCTTCCGTGATGCCACCCCTCAGGCCCTCAGAAACGTGCTGAAAGAAGCCCGTGGGGTCTACGAAGACCGGGGAGCCTGGGAGTACCGTGCCCAGGAAGGCATGAAGCAGGACTTCTCCTGGGAGAAAGCCGCTGCAGAATACATCGCGCTGTACCGGACCCTCCTGGAAGACTGA
- a CDS encoding GAF domain-containing sensor histidine kinase, with product MTMKPLDFLHPASEPEQLSRSVRLARNVMPPLILILVLGFETLMRLWVEPHATIARLLFYGGVGPITTYFTIAWILEGIKVRARMELEQARLYKELDTVQVLIKRLAEASDLEEVLDVAARGLVQASGAKSGMLILSGNVYRVVEEDGSLHSNPGIFPRDIPRVIEHRGAEQGILIAVPFYSSGTLVGGAYLKFDLEMSSEQRTLVEALSGEVGTAIEAAQQRTRDLMTLYQVDESIRAERNMNRLLESVLTRMMERSAAEAGFAYLMDQDGVLRLVWARDFAGRTHQGGAVSTFAREVAEARIPLMTTDAPAQTMLPEASHAIGVPMLEGEHLEGVLVLAYQHNAPLEGPGVQLLALMGNQATLAVRNARAYLYSEELAINEERNRIAREIHDGIAQSLAFTAIKLDLAERLLEKDLEKARSEIVLSKQTLREQIKEVRRSIFALRPIDLERFGLTETVKKYVTDFGEQHNILTDLNVQGEVQLSPSDEAVIFRILQESLNNVAKHSQARRVWVSLLAGATVTLMVGDDGKGFDPAQVGERVTTAGGLGLKQMGERIEARGGTHHIESQLGEGTTVTVTLPAQ from the coding sequence ATGACCATGAAACCCCTGGATTTCCTGCATCCGGCCAGTGAACCCGAGCAACTGTCGCGCAGTGTGCGGCTGGCCCGCAATGTGATGCCGCCACTGATTCTGATTCTGGTGCTGGGGTTTGAGACCCTGATGCGTTTGTGGGTGGAGCCGCATGCCACCATTGCAAGACTGCTGTTTTATGGCGGAGTGGGGCCGATCACCACCTATTTCACCATTGCCTGGATTCTGGAAGGGATCAAGGTGCGGGCCAGAATGGAGTTGGAGCAGGCGAGGCTCTACAAGGAACTGGACACCGTACAGGTGCTGATCAAGCGTCTGGCAGAGGCCAGCGATCTGGAAGAGGTGCTGGATGTGGCTGCCAGAGGTCTGGTGCAGGCTTCCGGGGCAAAATCGGGCATGCTGATCCTGTCTGGCAATGTGTACCGGGTGGTTGAGGAAGACGGATCCCTGCACAGCAATCCAGGGATCTTTCCACGGGACATCCCCAGGGTGATCGAGCACCGGGGCGCAGAGCAGGGCATCCTGATTGCGGTGCCGTTTTACTCTTCTGGCACCCTGGTGGGTGGGGCTTACCTGAAATTTGATCTGGAGATGTCCAGCGAGCAGCGCACCCTGGTGGAGGCCCTTTCTGGCGAGGTGGGCACGGCCATCGAAGCGGCGCAGCAGCGCACCCGTGATCTGATGACGCTGTATCAGGTGGATGAGTCCATCCGGGCGGAGCGCAACATGAACCGCCTGCTGGAAAGCGTGCTGACCCGCATGATGGAGCGCAGCGCTGCAGAGGCAGGCTTTGCGTACCTGATGGATCAGGATGGGGTCCTCAGGCTGGTGTGGGCCAGGGATTTCGCAGGCCGGACCCATCAGGGTGGAGCGGTCAGCACTTTTGCCCGTGAGGTGGCAGAGGCCCGCATTCCCCTGATGACCACTGACGCACCTGCCCAGACCATGCTCCCTGAGGCCTCACATGCCATCGGGGTGCCCATGCTGGAAGGGGAGCACCTGGAGGGGGTGCTGGTGCTGGCCTACCAGCACAATGCACCTCTGGAGGGACCTGGGGTGCAATTGCTGGCCCTGATGGGCAATCAGGCCACCCTGGCGGTGCGCAATGCCCGTGCTTACCTGTACTCCGAAGAACTCGCGATCAACGAGGAACGCAACCGCATTGCCCGTGAGATTCACGATGGAATCGCGCAGAGCCTGGCTTTCACTGCCATCAAACTGGATCTGGCTGAGCGCCTGCTGGAAAAAGACTTGGAGAAGGCCCGCAGTGAAATTGTGCTGTCCAAGCAAACCCTGCGGGAGCAGATCAAGGAGGTCAGGCGCAGCATTTTTGCCCTCAGACCCATTGATCTGGAGCGCTTTGGACTCACCGAGACCGTCAAGAAGTACGTCACGGATTTTGGAGAGCAGCACAACATCCTCACCGATTTGAATGTGCAGGGGGAGGTGCAGCTTTCTCCCAGCGATGAGGCGGTGATTTTCCGCATTTTGCAGGAAAGCCTCAACAATGTGGCCAAGCACTCCCAGGCCAGACGGGTGTGGGTGTCCTTGCTGGCCGGAGCCACCGTCACCCTGATGGTGGGAGACGATGGGAAGGGTTTCGATCCTGCCCAGGTGGGAGAACGGGTCACCACTGCAGGAGGTCTGGGCCTGAAGCAGATGGGAGAGCGCATTGAGGCCCGTGGAGGCACCCACCACATTGAAAGCCAGCTTGGAGAGGGCACCACGGTGACGGTGACTTTGCCCGCCCAGTGA
- a CDS encoding RNA methyltransferase produces MSAFALSVILVSPKTPGNIGSAARAMKNMGANDLRIVAPRCNVLDSEAIAFSVHAEELVRQAPIFATLEEATADLDFLMGTTARQRDDLPEPIFPSEVKPMLAAFQKVGVVFGREESGLTTDELARCQSVLRIPTSDYASLNLAQAVLLCCYELLQAERSSGAVPVPVTEATDLAPREQMERFYEQLQDFILKVNYTDQPRLKHKMRQMRKVFDQARMTEDQIRMLRGLWAQALWAAKSKKFIIED; encoded by the coding sequence ATGTCGGCTTTTGCCCTGAGCGTGATCCTCGTTTCCCCCAAAACCCCCGGTAACATCGGTTCTGCTGCCAGAGCCATGAAGAACATGGGTGCCAACGATCTGCGGATTGTGGCCCCCAGATGCAACGTGCTGGACAGCGAAGCCATTGCTTTCAGCGTGCATGCAGAAGAACTGGTCCGTCAGGCCCCCATTTTTGCCACCCTGGAAGAGGCCACTGCAGACCTGGATTTCCTGATGGGCACCACAGCCCGCCAGCGGGACGATCTGCCCGAACCCATCTTTCCTTCTGAGGTAAAACCCATGCTGGCTGCGTTTCAGAAGGTGGGTGTGGTTTTTGGCCGTGAAGAATCGGGCCTGACCACCGATGAACTGGCCCGCTGCCAGTCGGTGCTGCGCATTCCCACCTCGGATTATGCGTCTCTGAACCTTGCTCAGGCTGTGCTGCTCTGCTGCTATGAGCTTCTGCAAGCAGAACGCAGCTCTGGTGCCGTCCCGGTGCCTGTGACAGAGGCCACCGATCTGGCCCCCAGAGAGCAGATGGAGCGCTTTTACGAGCAGTTGCAAGACTTCATTCTGAAGGTGAACTACACCGATCAGCCCCGTCTGAAACACAAGATGCGCCAGATGCGCAAGGTCTTCGATCAGGCCCGCATGACCGAAGACCAGATTCGCATGCTGCGCGGCCTGTGGGCGCAGGCTTTGTGGGCCGCCAAGAGCAAGAAGTTCATCATTGAGGATTGA
- a CDS encoding alpha/beta fold hydrolase, translating into MILLLHAFPLNSQMYSLLQQELYDAGEEVFAPNFPGFGGQQGTLDSLEGHAQQLLKALPQEGVVGLGLSMGGYVLMRLLALAPERFSAAIFANTRMGQDTQEGRQKRLTMAQKVLEEGTQVALDAMLPGLVGEDAPEDIQDSVKTMILQASPEGVAAAQRAMADRPDSHEALSRLNIPVLVIGGSEDTLIPEEAAREIAEVTGGKYVELKTAHLSNLLDPDGFNAAVLEFLEDVRG; encoded by the coding sequence ATGATTCTGCTTTTGCATGCTTTTCCCCTGAACAGCCAGATGTATTCCCTTTTGCAACAGGAACTTTATGACGCCGGGGAGGAGGTTTTTGCCCCCAACTTTCCCGGTTTTGGAGGCCAGCAGGGCACCCTGGATTCCCTGGAAGGACACGCCCAGCAATTGCTGAAAGCCCTGCCTCAGGAGGGCGTGGTGGGTCTGGGGCTCAGCATGGGAGGGTATGTGCTGATGCGCCTGCTGGCCCTGGCTCCAGAGCGCTTCAGTGCGGCCATTTTTGCCAACACCCGCATGGGACAGGACACCCAGGAGGGCAGGCAAAAACGCCTCACCATGGCCCAGAAAGTGCTGGAGGAAGGCACCCAGGTGGCCCTGGACGCGATGCTGCCCGGTCTGGTGGGAGAAGATGCTCCCGAGGACATCCAGGACAGCGTGAAAACCATGATCCTGCAGGCCAGTCCTGAAGGGGTGGCAGCAGCACAACGCGCCATGGCAGACCGTCCGGACTCCCACGAAGCCCTGTCCAGATTGAACATTCCTGTGCTGGTGATTGGCGGCAGCGAGGACACCCTGATCCCTGAAGAAGCGGCCAGAGAGATTGCAGAAGTCACAGGGGGCAAATACGTGGAACTCAAAACCGCTCACCTCAGCAACCTGCTGGACCCCGATGGATTCAATGCTGCAGTGCTGGAATTTCTGGAGGATGTGCGGGGCTGA
- a CDS encoding type 1 glutamine amidotransferase domain-containing protein, which yields MKLIGILIEDYFDEREVIYPYYRVQEAGFGVVVIGPKVATYHGKTPFTIDATIAAEDVKADDLAGLIVPGGFAPDRIRRHKSMTSLIHDIDAQKKPLGAVCHGGWALISAKVVKGRTLTGFMSIREDLEHAGANYLEERVVVAGNLVTAQHVDDLPGFVKAFVDLF from the coding sequence ATGAAACTGATTGGCATTCTGATCGAGGACTACTTTGACGAGCGTGAAGTGATCTACCCTTACTACCGTGTGCAGGAAGCCGGTTTTGGCGTGGTGGTGATCGGTCCCAAAGTGGCCACCTACCATGGCAAGACCCCTTTCACCATCGATGCGACCATCGCTGCGGAAGATGTGAAGGCCGATGACCTCGCGGGCCTGATTGTTCCTGGTGGCTTTGCCCCGGACCGCATCCGCCGCCACAAGAGCATGACCAGCCTGATCCATGACATTGATGCCCAGAAGAAACCCCTGGGTGCTGTGTGTCACGGTGGCTGGGCCCTGATCAGCGCCAAAGTGGTGAAAGGCCGCACCCTGACCGGGTTCATGTCCATCCGTGAGGATCTGGAGCATGCCGGAGCCAATTACCTGGAGGAGCGCGTGGTGGTGGCTGGCAACCTGGTGACCGCGCAGCACGTGGACGACCTGCCTGGATTTGTCAAGGCTTTTGTGGATCTGTTCTGA